The Blastopirellula marina genomic sequence ACGATAATGTACAAATGGCGATAGGACAATCGAGCGACCCCCTCAGAGGTTGCGTATGCGCAAACAAATAGGCCGAACCACTGGCCCGTAGGACGCCTACGGAACAAAGGTTCGGCCTTTCTCGTCGTTATATGCCAGGCCGCCCGTGGGGGGGACCTCGTCGAAGAAAGAACCAAATCGGCCGAGGTTTAAGCTCGGCCGTCAGCCTTAGGTGGCTGGAGTCGCTGGAGCAGCGGCTGGCTTTTTGGTGGTCTTCTTAGCGGCGGCCTTCTTAGGCGAAGCCTTCTTGGCAGCTTTCTTTGGCGAAGCTTTCTTGGCAGCAGCCTTCTTCACCGTCTTCTTTGCAGCCTTCTTAGGGGCGGCCTTCTTTGCAGCAGCCTTCTTGACCGTCTTCTTAGCAGCCTTCTTAGGGGCAGCCTTTTTGGCAGGTGCTTTCTTGGCGGTCTTCTTCGGTGCAGCTTTCTTCTTGGTTGCCATCGTTCCGTGGGCTCCTCAAGATTCGATGCCCGGGGTCATAGAGAGAACTTTCGGGGCATCACAAAAGTCCTCTCGAATCTGCATTGGCAGTTATGCCGAACTCTCACCAACGAGTGAGAGATTGAACATCCATTTTCATCCGT encodes the following:
- a CDS encoding histone; protein product: MATKKKAAPKKTAKKAPAKKAAPKKAAKKTVKKAAAKKAAPKKAAKKTVKKAAAKKASPKKAAKKASPKKAAAKKTTKKPAAAPATPAT